From Girardinichthys multiradiatus isolate DD_20200921_A chromosome 13, DD_fGirMul_XY1, whole genome shotgun sequence:
ATTTACAGCGTCTCTCCAAAATATTAATCTAACACCCCTATTGACATGTCATCAGTGTCAGCAGGCATATCGCTGGCATGCATGGAAACATCTTCAATTTCCTGTCTCagtataaagtaaataaaactgcTTTTAGTTCAAACGTTTTGTGCGTTAGAACTTCACAAACTACATTTCTGGCACTTAACCAGTCTAAAATAAGCTTTAATGCAAAATCAGATGAGCAACAGCATCTActcaaaaaaagtaaaagtctgAAGCAACTTACTCAAAACTGAGACAGATGTCTTCCTGCCATTTCTGGGTTATTTCCACAAGAACTAAGGCAGCAGGGGTAGTATGGAATCAGTTTGTCACTTTTGCACTAAAGAGCCACCAAGCAAGATAGTGACAGCAGAGGTGTACATACAcaactggtcaaaagttttagatacacttgctcacttaatgggtctctttattttcatgactgtttacatggtagattctcaccaaaggcaacaaaactgtgatgaacacacatttgattatatagtaaacaaaaagtgtgaaataactctaaacattttcttcttttagatttttatttagacctcctttgctttgatgactgctttgcccTCTTGgtgttctctccatgagcttcatgaggcgGTCACCCGAAATGgttttgaaagaacttcccagaggttcattgagagacggctaaaggttaatatttcagttatcacagcaaagggtggctactttaaggaatctaaaatataaaacatgtttaaagttcttttgcaattttttgtttgcaacataatcccatatgtgttcatttacagttttgatgccttcagtgagaatccacgtacaatgtaaatagtcataaacatgaagaaaaccatcaaatgacaaagtgtgtctaaaacttttgaatTTTTTGATCGGTAGTGTATTTTAGAGTAACCTGTCCCCACACGTCAAGGGTGGGACTTTTTGTAGCCGTATCATTGACTGTCTGTCAATGCTATGGCCACAACAAAGTTGCACAATTTTTATGCATTTGTCTTTGTGGTATGCCTGAGATGTTTTGGTTGCTTCTAAATTGTCAGAGCAGAACATTCTATCCCTAGGTTGACCGTGCCGTTAGGTCCACCATGGGCTGTTTACTTGCAATTGTCTTGAATATTTTCCAATCTTTCTCGCCATAGAATGATGGACATCCCATTGTTTTGAAATTGCCTCACCTTTGATAATGCCTTATCACTCACCTTAATGATCCAGAACAAATTCAGTGCCAAAGCATCTGCTCATAAAGAGGCATTCCCGCCGGCTGATTAAGGGTTTGTGTCTTTGATTAGCAGCGCCTGACCCATTAGAGTCTTTTGGAAGTAATAGTCGAAGAATATTTCTCCATTTTGGCTCATGGTGCAATGTACTATCTGCTACCTGTTAGTTgagattttatttaacaaattttgAGATTTCCTGACAACCAGAAGATTTTCTGACTAGGCATAACctttaaaactgaaacattCTTTAGTCATGTCTTTCATAATGTGGCTGACCGACTCCTTGCTTTTTTTCAAGGGATGTTACAGATCTAAAGCAGTTCACATCACCAGAAATTTGGCAAAGCCAATGGAGGATCAAGAGGATGAAATTTCATCCCCTGGATTTGGTCCACTCTTCATCATAGAAGAGACGGGGGATACAGATAGAACCATCGTGGAACCGAGTAATGGCAACCAAAACCCCACAGGACACAGCTTCACTGAAAAACAGCTTAAACAATCAGCCATTTCAAAGCCATACCTACAGGAGATGGATGTCTTACTGAAAAGCTGTGAAAAGCTTACAGGTATTCCTTTTAGATCACGCCACATTGAGGGTTACTCTAAAGCAAGTCTGAGTAAGCCGAGTTGCATTCGAGGCAAAGAAGAGGTCATTCCCGAAACCTACGGAGAAGCATGCAGCCCTCCCCAAGCCGATCGTTCCTCCTGCTACATCGACACTCAAATGGATGGGactcaaacagaaaatgaacCAGCAGAAGGACAAAGCTTATGCACAGTCATCCACAGGCCTGGAACGTCTTACTGCTCAGAGATGCCTCTATCCTCAGCTGGCAACAGCCTGAGTGACAGCATGTTGGAATATGAGGGGCAGCTGTTGGGAATGTTGGCCATGCTTGAGAGCTGCATGGACGAGACTGGCATGGACTTTGAAGCACAAAATCAGGCAGCAGATGCAGGCCAAGAATATGTGCACATCCGTAAGAATCCTCATCATCACAAGGGTACAACTCTGACGCTGGAACAGCAAGACAGCCCAGCACTGCTGCCAGTGTATACTGATTCTTGTGTTAAAGGAGATAAAGCTTCAAAGGATGATGGGATTGGAGAAACAATAGActcagcaagaaaaaaaagcccACAAAATAATGTGGCTGGCTGTTCAAAGGAGAGAACAGAGATGCAAGGTTATGTTAAAGTAGATCAGGACCCTGACTTTATGTTTTTAGAACCACAAGGGTCTCTAGATCAAGCAAATATAGATCCAATGTACTGTGAGGGGATAAACACAGAACATATGTTCAACgaagaaacagaaacaatggAAGACATTGCCAGGATAGGCATAGTTAATGCAAGCTTCACAACTGAAGACAGacataaattaaaaactgaCCTTGAAATAGACATGAATAAACTAAGATCTCAGATGGAGGACTGCATAGAAGAGGTGCAGcggttagaaaaaaaaagaaaagagctgctgatGGAGGTGCTGCAGCTGAGAGGTCCTGGAGACAAAGTGGAGGTGGCAAGGGAAAGCAAGGTTGAAAACGACACTGAGGAGTCGATTGACAGCAAAGCTGTAGAGCTGATAGCAATTCTCAAGCTGGAAGAGGACGGAAGacgagaggagagaaagaaggagatTCACAGCCTCAGGGAGGAAAGGGCAGAAGAAGAGAGGAAGACATGGAAGGTGAGCCTGGAGAGACAGAGGCTGCAAGAAGAGCACAGGAGGCTGAGGAGGAGGCTGTTTGCAGTGGCAAGGGAGTGTGCCCACAGTCAGGCAACACTAAACAATCAGCGCTGTGATTTGGAGTTGCTGAGGGCAGAAGAAGTAAGACCCCCACCAGGAGCTGTAGGAGCATCGCATTCTTTAGGAAACATCTAGTTAAAATgactttctctttctttttccagGAAAAGCTGAACTCTCTGGTGTTACAACTGGCAGAAGAGAGTTTCCAACTTAGATCAGCCCAACAGGAACAGCTATTGGAGCTACAAGCAAAGCTTCACCACCAAAACTCTGGACAGACCTCCaacactcaggaggagctgACCGATTGCAGGAGGAATTCCTGCAGGGATGTCGAGCAGTACGTGCAGGGTGGATTGAAAGCACTGGAAGACAGGTAATGTCCCTGTCATAGAATGCTTTAGATGCATGAAAATACTGCATCCAAAATATCCATTCATACTAGGGAGACATGCACTTCTGATATTACTAATGAATATTGCAATGACAATTTTGGCTGAGGTCGCTCctcgtttttcttttcttttccatcatcatCATACCCATACCAATTTCCATGAGCTTCAGCATCTCAGTAATTAATACCCAGATCAACTGTGGACATCAAGGACAGTGAAAGTCCACACCAATGCAAATTACACTTAAATTACAGTATCCTTACAAATACAGTATCCAGGCAGTCAAGGACAATTTACTATGCACTGATAATCTGATGACAATTTTAAACCGATATACAGTATTACTCACCTAGGTATGAACCCGTTTTGGTGTCACTGCTAAAGAGGAAAGAGGCAACAGCTGGTGGAGTGGTGAAAGCCAAACAGCAGTCTCAGGAGCTGAGGGTCCAGCTGAAACTTCTCAGAGAAGAGATTCAGAAACTGCAACTGGAGAGGACTTGTTTGGAGGAGAGACTCAAACTGACCTTCATGCAGAGGCAGGAGGATGCAAGTCACTACAAGGTAGGGAACCTGTGCTACTTGAGCCTCCCTGAAAATTGGTAAAGCCATTCCTTTTACTAGTCTGCTTAATCATCGCCCCCATTTCAGGAAGCTGTGCATTTTCTGGAGGAGAGCATCCGAGAGCTGAGGACTGAGCTGGAGATTCAAAAGAGAAAGACCAAGGAGATGGAGGAGTTGAGAGAAAGCCTCACCAAGCAACTCCTGCTTTACAGGTGCTTCATGGTATTTCTGCCAGTTTAATATTAAGGATGCAAGAATTTAACTGTAACTTGATTGCTGTCTTTCTTTAGGATTGCCTCAGAGGACCATAGCAACTGTGATCAACAGGGAAAAACATGATCATACTTTTTGTTTTGGCTGAAAGACAGCCTtgtcattaaaaaaaggaaaaaaaaaagtttgtttttttaagctgcAAGAGATATTGAGCTCCAAAGATTTCAAGAATGCACTTTACCTAAGATGTTTGTCTGTAAAGTAGGCTGCACCATTcagaaaggtttctgttgtGAATAAAGGCCTGGTGTTTCCTACCATGCGAGTGCGACTGATGACTTAATGTCTGACTCTAAAGAACAGACCGTGTTTGTTATACATATATGGGCAACGTTTCT
This genomic window contains:
- the sync gene encoding uncharacterized protein sync isoform X1, producing the protein MVTHSSTLSVREEGGQLSCLFHPPLLLQFIPHPPPAHSPPAQLAFVISTTTCSTPSTHLPLGVNTLKDELGYLLIGCYRSKAVHITRNLAKPMEDQEDEISSPGFGPLFIIEETGDTDRTIVEPSNGNQNPTGHSFTEKQLKQSAISKPYLQEMDVLLKSCEKLTGIPFRSRHIEGYSKASLSKPSCIRGKEEVIPETYGEACSPPQADRSSCYIDTQMDGTQTENEPAEGQSLCTVIHRPGTSYCSEMPLSSAGNSLSDSMLEYEGQLLGMLAMLESCMDETGMDFEAQNQAADAGQEYVHIRKNPHHHKGTTLTLEQQDSPALLPVYTDSCVKGDKASKDDGIGETIDSARKKSPQNNVAGCSKERTEMQGYVKVDQDPDFMFLEPQGSLDQANIDPMYCEGINTEHMFNEETETMEDIARIGIVNASFTTEDRHKLKTDLEIDMNKLRSQMEDCIEEVQRLEKKRKELLMEVLQLRGPGDKVEVARESKVENDTEESIDSKAVELIAILKLEEDGRREERKKEIHSLREERAEEERKTWKVSLERQRLQEEHRRLRRRLFAVARECAHSQATLNNQRCDLELLRAEEEKLNSLVLQLAEESFQLRSAQQEQLLELQAKLHHQNSGQTSNTQEELTDCRRNSCRDVEQYVQGGLKALEDRYEPVLVSLLKRKEATAGGVVKAKQQSQELRVQLKLLREEIQKLQLERTCLEERLKLTFMQRQEDASHYKEAVHFLEESIRELRTELEIQKRKTKEMEELRESLTKQLLLYRIASEDHSNCDQQGKT
- the sync gene encoding girdin homolog isoform X2, with the translated sequence MEDQEDEISSPGFGPLFIIEETGDTDRTIVEPSNGNQNPTGHSFTEKQLKQSAISKPYLQEMDVLLKSCEKLTGIPFRSRHIEGYSKASLSKPSCIRGKEEVIPETYGEACSPPQADRSSCYIDTQMDGTQTENEPAEGQSLCTVIHRPGTSYCSEMPLSSAGNSLSDSMLEYEGQLLGMLAMLESCMDETGMDFEAQNQAADAGQEYVHIRKNPHHHKGTTLTLEQQDSPALLPVYTDSCVKGDKASKDDGIGETIDSARKKSPQNNVAGCSKERTEMQGYVKVDQDPDFMFLEPQGSLDQANIDPMYCEGINTEHMFNEETETMEDIARIGIVNASFTTEDRHKLKTDLEIDMNKLRSQMEDCIEEVQRLEKKRKELLMEVLQLRGPGDKVEVARESKVENDTEESIDSKAVELIAILKLEEDGRREERKKEIHSLREERAEEERKTWKVSLERQRLQEEHRRLRRRLFAVARECAHSQATLNNQRCDLELLRAEEEKLNSLVLQLAEESFQLRSAQQEQLLELQAKLHHQNSGQTSNTQEELTDCRRNSCRDVEQYVQGGLKALEDRYEPVLVSLLKRKEATAGGVVKAKQQSQELRVQLKLLREEIQKLQLERTCLEERLKLTFMQRQEDASHYKEAVHFLEESIRELRTELEIQKRKTKEMEELRESLTKQLLLYRIASEDHSNCDQQGKT